TGTCCCTAAATATGTTGCGTAATATAGGAAGATAATTTGGCAAGCTTGGTACATTACTTGTTCAAATGCAGATGGAATCCCGATTTTTAAAATCTTGCCAACGTATTCTTTTGATAATGTGAAGTAGTATTTTAATTTTACGCGGTATTCCATAACACGGTATAGTAGCCAGAAGAAAACAAGTAGTGCGATAAGTCGACTGAAAGCAGAGGAAATTGCTGCGCCTTCAACGCCTAATTCAGGCATACCGAATTTGCCGAAAATAAGGATATAGTTACCAGCGATATGAAGAATATTCATTCCGAGTGAAATAAGCATCGCTTGTTTTGTAAAACCATGTACACGGATGATTGCTGCTAATGAATTAATAATAGCTTGAAGGAAAATCGCTCCTCCGACGATTGATAAATAGCTTTGGGCATAAACTAATACATCGCCTTGCAAGTTCATTGCACTCATCATATGTTTTGAAAATAAAAGAAAACCGGCGCTTATGATGAGCCCGACCCCTAAGTTTAATGTGACTGCTAATGCTGATATTTTCGATGCTTCCATGTATCGCTTGGAACCTAGGTACTGTGATACGACAATTGCAGCGCCGTTTCCGATTACTTCTAGTACCAAGATTGCGATATGGAGATATTGATTTGCTGCGCCAACACCTGATACGGCATCGTCCGATAACGCACTTAACATGAAAGTATCAGCAATCCCCATTAGCATAAAAAGAAAAACTTCTAAAAAAATAGGCCATGTTAAGAAAAATAAATTTAATTTTTCTCCTTGGCCGTTTTTTGAACGAATTGCTGTCATTTCATCCCCTCTTTACCGATATCTATTTTTAGCAAAGTGTATCGTAACATACTTTCATATCGTTTGCACACATTTTATCCCGTTATTTTCAAATGCGTAAAAATTTCATTTTATAGCATGGACCGAGTGAGGTGATCTGAAGGGAAAGAGCGGAATTATGTAGATAATGTGTATGAGATAGGAAGAATAATTATGAGTGAAATATAATGAAATATAATTTTTATTATTCTTTGATAATTTATAAAAATACAAAATTATCTATTTTTAATATTTTAGTTCAATTAAAATGCAATATAAAACGTTTATAAGGTCTATTTTATTTGACATAACATTTTAATAAAATAGAAATATGAATATACAAGTAATATATTTGTGTGTATAATATGAATTATTAGAACATATACATATTTCTTTTTGTTTGAAAATGAAAGGGCTAACATTTTTTTGGAGGGTGGAAGTATGAAAAAAAAGATACCAGTTTTTGTAGCATCAACAGTAGCGATGAGCATGATTTTAGGGGCATGTAGCTACCAAAAAGATGAACCACAGGCGAATGCAAAAGGGGATAGCGGCAAGAGCGGTGCTAAGCAAGTAATAAATTTAATTGAAACACAAGAAATTCCAACGATGGATCCGGCATTATCGGCTGATGCAGTTTCTTCGAAAGTAATGAACAATACGATGGAAGGGCTATATCGTTTAGGAAAAGATGATAAATTAGTTCCAGGTGTAGCGAAAGAATTCCAAAAGTCAGAAGACGGTAAAAAGTATACATTCAAATTACGTGAAGATGCAAAATGGTCAAATGGTGATCCTGTAACAGCAAAGGATTTCGTGTATGCATGGCAAAGAGCGATTAATCCAGATACAGCTGCGAAATCAGCATACATTATGTACGATATAAAAAATGCTGAGAAAATTAATAAAAAAGAGATGAGCCCAGATCAATTAGGCGTAAAAGCGATTGATGATTATACATTAGAAGTGGAATTGGATAATTCTATTCCGTATCTTGTTGATTTAATGGTATATCCAATCTTCTATCCTGTTAATGAAAAGTATGTGAAAGAGCAAGGAGCGAAGTTTGGTTTAGAAGCAAATACAACACTTTACAACGGTCCATTTACATTAAGTGATTGGCAACATGAACGTAGTTTCAAAATGACAAAGAGTCCGTCATATTGGGACAATAAAGAAGTGAAGCTTGAGGAAGTAAACTTCAACATTGTAAAAGATACAGCTACGCCAATTAATTTATATGAAACAAATGCAATCGATCGGGCAACATTATTAGCAGAGTTCATCGATAAATATAAAGGAAAACCAGATTTCAAAACAGTAGAAGAGACATCTGTATTCTTCCTTCGTTTAAATCAAAAAGACCCAGCTTTAGCAAATAAAAATATTCGTAAAGCAATTTCACTTGGTTTTGATCGTAAACCATTCGTTGATACATTATTAAATAACGGTTCTAGGCCAGCGACAGGATTAATTCCTGATAATTTCATTAAAGGTCCGGATAAAAAAGATTTCCGTGCTGAAAATGGAGATCTTGTAAAACAAAATGTGAAAGAAGCGAAAAAATATTGGGAAGCTGGTAAAAAAGAGCTTGGTAAAAATGAAATTGAATTAGAGTTATTAAATGAAGACGTTGAATTATCGAAGAAGACTGGTGAATATTTAAAAGGTGAATTAGAAAAGAATTTACCTGGTTTAACAGTAAAAATTAAACAACAACCATTCGCACAAAAACTAAAATTAGAAGATGCGGGCGATTATGTCATGTCATTCTCTGGATGGGGTGCAGACTTCCCAGATCCAGTTACATATCTTGATATGTTTGTGACTGACGGATCACAAAATAAAATGAAGTACTCTAATCCGAAATACGATGAAATTATTATGAAAGCGAAAAAAGATGGAAGCGATGTAAATGCTCGCTGGAAAAACTTACTTGAAGCAGAGAAAATGCTGATTGATGACGCTGCGATTGTTCCGGTATATCAACGTGGTAGAGCATATTTACAAAGAGAAACAATTAAAGATATGTACAACCATAAATATGGCCCCGATGTAAGCTTCAAATGGGCATCAGTAGGAAAATAAAAAAAGCAGGTAGCCACCTGCTTTTTTTAATACGTACGTTTTTTATAAATGCCTTTGCCACCAATTTGTTTCCATCCAGATTGTACATCTAAGCTTTTATTAACAAACTTCATTTTGTCTTTCCCGCCAAAGAGTTTTTCACCGATGCTATTTGTAATGACACCAATCAATGCTGTTATTCCGATGACGAGGGCAGCTACAATTGCAAAATCAATAAAAAAAGCGATCATATGTAAATCCTC
The DNA window shown above is from Bacillus clarus and carries:
- a CDS encoding MATE family efflux transporter, with protein sequence MTAIRSKNGQGEKLNLFFLTWPIFLEVFLFMLMGIADTFMLSALSDDAVSGVGAANQYLHIAILVLEVIGNGAAIVVSQYLGSKRYMEASKISALAVTLNLGVGLIISAGFLLFSKHMMSAMNLQGDVLVYAQSYLSIVGGAIFLQAIINSLAAIIRVHGFTKQAMLISLGMNILHIAGNYILIFGKFGMPELGVEGAAISSAFSRLIALLVFFWLLYRVMEYRVKLKYYFTLSKEYVGKILKIGIPSAFEQVMYQACQIIFLYYATYLGTESLAARQYATNISMFTYLFAIAIGMGTAIIVGRLVGGNEKEEAYVRVWKSVKWAIGVTLCMVILVITFRTQLMGLFTDNPHIIHLGATVLLLSVLLETGRTMNIVIINSLRAAGDAKYPVLIGAFSMVLMSLPLGYFFVFHLDMGLVGIWLAIAIDEWTRAIIMFFRWRSRAWESYALVKPEEQEEVVSVQA
- a CDS encoding peptide ABC transporter substrate-binding protein; this encodes MKKKIPVFVASTVAMSMILGACSYQKDEPQANAKGDSGKSGAKQVINLIETQEIPTMDPALSADAVSSKVMNNTMEGLYRLGKDDKLVPGVAKEFQKSEDGKKYTFKLREDAKWSNGDPVTAKDFVYAWQRAINPDTAAKSAYIMYDIKNAEKINKKEMSPDQLGVKAIDDYTLEVELDNSIPYLVDLMVYPIFYPVNEKYVKEQGAKFGLEANTTLYNGPFTLSDWQHERSFKMTKSPSYWDNKEVKLEEVNFNIVKDTATPINLYETNAIDRATLLAEFIDKYKGKPDFKTVEETSVFFLRLNQKDPALANKNIRKAISLGFDRKPFVDTLLNNGSRPATGLIPDNFIKGPDKKDFRAENGDLVKQNVKEAKKYWEAGKKELGKNEIELELLNEDVELSKKTGEYLKGELEKNLPGLTVKIKQQPFAQKLKLEDAGDYVMSFSGWGADFPDPVTYLDMFVTDGSQNKMKYSNPKYDEIIMKAKKDGSDVNARWKNLLEAEKMLIDDAAIVPVYQRGRAYLQRETIKDMYNHKYGPDVSFKWASVGK